In the genome of Amaranthus tricolor cultivar Red isolate AtriRed21 chromosome 15, ASM2621246v1, whole genome shotgun sequence, one region contains:
- the LOC130801963 gene encoding respiratory burst oxidase homolog protein A-like: MRDYSRHELRRWGSDNIRTPVTAMSAGSSPVSDVTTSGYSTPPSTAEEFVEVTLDIEDDETIILRSVEPATATAMNIPGTMNVDVGVEIPARNPGIRRTTSSNSRIRQFSQELKAEISRAKQSFSAQLTKRFSGKFLGHSPSMKGSESGVDPAIAARNRRKQQAQLNRTRSGAQRALKGLRFISSNAKTNWHEVKKNFERLAKDGFLYRTDFAECIGMLNSKDFALEMFDALSRRRRLKVEKISKEELYEYWSQITDPSFDSRLQIFFDMVDKNDDGRLNEEEVKEIIALSASANKLSRLNEQAEEYAALIMEELDPEGLGYIELWQLETLLLQKDTYLSYSQALSYTSQALSQNLQGLRYRTRIQRMRSKMFYFLQDNWKRIWVLSLWILVMIGLFLWKFFQYKNKAAFKVMGYCLTVAKGGAEILKLNMALILFPVCRNTITWLRSTRLAYIVPFDDNLNFHKTIAAAIVVGIILHAGNHLACDFVRLERSSATDYALYLSDFGMPKPTYGDLVKGAEGITGILMIVLMAIAFTLATRHFRRGLIKLPKPFDRLTGFNAFWYSHHLLVFVYICLFIHGIKLYLVHQWYKQTTWMYLAVPVLLYAGERTLRFFRSGLYSVCLLKAAIYPGNVLTLQMSKPSQFRYKSGQYMFVQCPAVSTFEWHPFSITSAPGDDFLSIHVRKLGDWTQELQRVFKDACEKPQPGRSGLLRADETTKKSMPKLRIDGPYGAPAQDYHKYDVLLLVGLGIGATPCISILKDLLNNIVKKEEEEEKAADLYPVPDLNNKGSPKQKKPLRTTNAYFYWVTREQGSFDWFKGVMNEVAELDQRGVIEMHNYLTSVYEEGDARSALITMIAALNHAKNGVDIVSGTKVRTHFARPNWKKVLSKIGSKHANARIGVFYCGLPVLAKELKELCNEYNQRGTTKFEFHKEHF, encoded by the exons atgagGGATTATTCTCGACATGAGTTACGCCGGTGGGGCTCCGACAATATTCGAACGCCGGTAACGGCTATGAGTGCCGGATCTTCACCGGTAAGTGACGTCACTACATCGGGGTATTCTACACCACCTTCTACCGCTGAAGAATTCGTTGAAGTTACTCTTGACATTGAAGATGACGAGACTATTATTCTCCGAAGTGTTGAACCAGCGACGGCTACGGCAATGAATATTCCGGGGACGATGAATGTTGATGTTGGAGTTGAGATTCCCGCGAGGAATCCAGGGATTCGAAGAACTACATCGTCGAATAGTAGAATACGGCAGTTTTCTCAAGAATTGAAGGCGGAAATCAGTAGAGCGAAGCAGTCATTTTCGGCGCAATTGACGAAACGTTTTTCAGGAAAGTTTTTAGGTCACTCGCCTTCAATGAAAGGATCTGAATCCGGAGTTGACCCGGCGATTGCAGCAAGGAATCGTCGTAAACAGCAAGCTCAACTCAATCGAACTCGGTCTGGTGCTCAAAGAGCTCTGAAAGGGCTTAGATTTATTAGTAGTAACGCTAAAACAAATTGGCATGAAGTTAAGAAGAATTTTGAGAGGCTTGCTAAAGATGGATTTCTTTATCGCACTGATTTTGCGGAATGTATTG GGATGCTTAATTCGAAGGATTTTGCATTAGAAATGTTTGATGCATTGAGTAGAAGAAGGAGATTGAAAGTAGAGAAGATTAGCAAGGAAGAATTGTATGAGTATTGGTCTCAAATTACAGATCCGAGCTTCGATTCTCGACTCCAGATCTTCTTCGACAT GGTGGATAAAAATGACGATGGCCGCCTGAACGAAGAAGAAGTTAAAGAG ATCATAGCATTGAGTGCATCGGCAAATAAGCTGTCAAGATTAAATGAACAAGCAGAGGAATATGCAGCTTTAATAATGGAAGAACTGGATCCAGAAGGACTGGGATATATTGAG TTATGGCAATTGGAGACACTTTTATTACAAAAAGACACTTACTTGAGCTACAGTCAAGCACTCAGCTACACAAGCCAAGCCTTGAGCCAAAATTTACAAGGACTAAGATATAGGACCAGAATTCAAAGAATGAGATCAAAAATGTTTTATTTCTTACAAGATAATTGGAAAAGGATTTGGGTTTTAAGTCTTTGGATATTGGTAATGATTGGCTTATTTTTATGGAAGTTCTTTCAATACAAAAACAAAGCTGCATTCAAAGTTATGGGTTACTGCCTTACTGTCGCGAAAGGTGGAGCCGAAATCTTGAAGCTGAACATGGCTTTGATTCTGTTTCCGGTGTGTAGGAATACGATAACTTGGCTTAGGTCTACAAGGCTGGCTTACATTGTGCCTTTTGATGACAATCTCAACTTCCATAAG ACAATTGCTGCAGCTATTGTGGTTGGTATTATCCTTCATGCTGGAAACCATCTTGCATGTGATTTTGTGAGACTTGAGAGGTCATCAGCAACGGATTATGCTCTATACTTGAGTGACTTTGGTATGCCAAAACCCACCTATGGAGATCTAGTGAAGGGTGCTGAGGGCATAACGGGGATCTTAATGATCGTTTTGATGGCAATTGCTTTCACTCTGGCTACTCGACATTTTAGACGTGGCCTCATTAAGCTGCCCAAGCCTTTCGATAGACTCACAGGATTTAATGCCTTCTGGTATTCACACCATCTGCTAGTCTTCGTCTATATATGTTTGTTCATCCATGGGATAAAGCTGTATCTCGTCCACCAATGGTACAAACAAACG ACATGGATGTATCTGGCAGTTCCTGTTTTATTATATGCTGGGGAAAGGACTTTGAGATTCTTTCGATCAGGGTTATATTCTGTTTGTCTTTTGAAG GCAGCGATTTATCCTGGAAATGTTCTCACACTGCAAATGTCAAAGCCATCTCAATTTCGGTACAAGAGTGGACAGTACATGTTTGTGCAGTGCCCTGCTGTTTCCACCTTTGAATG GCACCCATTTTCGATTACTTCTGCTCCGGGAGATGATTTCCTCAGCATCCATGTTCGCAAGCTTGGTGACTGGACGCAAGAACTACAAAGGGTTTTTAAAGATGCTTGTGAGAAGCCTCAACCTGGGAGAAGTGGACTTCTTAGAGCTGATGAAACGACAAAGAAAAG TATGCCAAAGCTTCGGATAGATGGGCCATATGGTGCTCCAGCACAAGATTACCATAAATATGATGTTCTTCTCCTCGTTGGTCTCGGAATTGGAGCTACTCCATGCATTAGCATCCTTAAGGATCTACTGAACAACATAGTCAaaaaggaagaggaagaa GAAAAAGCTGCTGATCTTTACCCAGTACCAGATCTCAATAACAAGGGTTCCCCAAAGCAAAAGAAGCCCTTGAGGACCACAAATGCCTACTTCTACTGGGTAACTAGAGAGCAAGGTTCATTTGATTGGTTCAAAGGAGTCATGAATGAAGTTGCTGAGCTTGATCAAAGA GGTGTGATTGAAATGCATAATTACTTGACCAGTGTATATGAGGAAGGAGATGCACGCTCAGCATTAATCACCATGATTGCGGCACTCAACCATGCCAAGAACGGGGTGGATATTGTTTCCGGCACCAAG GTCCGCACCCATTTTGCAAGGCCAAATTGGAAAAAGGTTCTATCCAAGATTGGTTCCAAACACGCAAATGCGAGAATAG GTGTTTTCTATTGTGGTTTACCGGTCTTAGCCAAAGAACTAAAGGAGCTATGCAATGAGTATAATCAAAGAGgtacaaccaagtttgagttccATAAGGAGCACTTCTAA
- the LOC130801714 gene encoding probable membrane-associated kinase regulator 2: MEAFSLLKYWKSTSNGGENGVSPHTSLTTSAPTSSTSTIVTTVSDAHDSDTTDDDGPFFDLEFTVPTEDEEEEETDNDEENNDEKEAEEIYEELEEVVSEERELEDTNLRFSPSDDLFFKGRIVSIDASEVSSENKSVQFPIPVSLVKSATKFRVFLAGLKRSKSKSKQQQCLPLQNHNHNNKNKFLAVRFKIDDVPVLSLLTRASSNSNNCVSNASEALNEKEDEKRQKQPEKSDEKDEGEKKNTLKKEVVQKYLKMVKPLYVKVSKKNQKATAENEKEKKEKNMSQKQRLNLKVMAKKHLGKSKSALVHSMVQSNNHTTTTTTTNNNNNNSDITTSFGSSSSSSSKKRDDSLFQQQDGIQSAILHCKRSFNSYSSKDFFNGEEASSVLLTQLVAESLNEKKEKTMEEQNGVVEAVQ, translated from the exons ATGGAAGCTTTTAGCCTACTCAAATACTGGAAATCCACCTCCAATGGTGGAGAAAATGGAGTTTCTCCTCATACATCACTTACTACTTCAGCACCCACCTCATCCACCTCCACCATTGTCACCACCGTAAGCGACGCCCATGATTCCGATACCACCGACGACGACGGTCCTTTCTTTGATTTGGAATTTACTGTTCCtactgaagatgaagaagaggaagagacggataatgatgaagaaaacaatGACGAGAAAGAAGCTGAGGAAATTTATGAAGAACTGGAAGAAGTAGTGTCAGAGGAGAGAGAATTGGAAGATACTAATCTCAGATTCTCACCGTCTGATGACTTGTTTTTTAAAGGAAGAATTGTGAGTATCGACGCTTCCGAAGTGTCATCGGAAAACAAATCCGTTCAGTTTCCGATTCCGGTGTCGCTTGTTAAATCAGCGACTAAATTTCGTGTGTTTTTAGCTGGATTAAAACGGTCTAAATCAAAATCGAAGCAGCAACAATGTCTACCATTACAAAATCATAAtcacaataacaaaaacaagtTCCTCGCTGTTAGATTCAAAATTGATGATGTTCCAGTTTTGTCTCTGCTCACTCGAGCTTCTTCGAACTCCAACAATTGCGTCTCGAATGCGTCGGAAGCTTTGAACGAGAAAGAGGACGAGAAGCGACAAAAACAGCCGGAGAAAAGCGACGAAAAAGACGAAGGTGAGAAGAAGAATACACTAAAAAAGGAAGTGGTGCAGAAATATTTGAAAATGGTGAAGCCATTGTATGTTAAAGTGtcgaaaaaaaatcaaaaagcgACAGCGGAGaatgagaaagaaaaaaaagagaaaaatatgaGTCAAAAGCAAAGGTTGAATTTGAAGGTAATGGCTAAGAAACATTTAGGAAAGAGTAAGTCGGCTCTTGTTCATTCAATGGTTCAGAGTAATAAtcatactactactactactactactaataacaataataataatagtgatataacGACGTCGtttggttcttcttcttcttcatcttcaaagaaGAGAGATGATTCTCTTTTTCAACAACAAGATGGTATTCAAAGCGCCATTTTGCACTGTAAACGATCCTTCAATTCTTATTCTTCCAAAG ATTTCTTCAATGGAGAAGAAGCGAGTTCAGTTTTACTGACTCAGTTAGTAGCTGAGTCGTTGAATGAGAAGAAGGAAAAGACTATGGAGGAGCAAAACGGTGTCGTTGAGGCTGTACAATGA
- the LOC130801702 gene encoding uncharacterized protein LOC130801702 produces the protein MLLHRKLCQTRAHHHLRYFSQSAAAVIHPYDPETQLTYLPGFPRPDPCETITAILRSESGKSICAKERKAGRVPSIVFEQKDGQHGGNKRLNSVQTKQIKKLVAHLGTSFFLSRLFDLQVKPGFDSTEIIEHVRVLPRKLHMHVATEAILNVTFIRAPSDALLKVDVPLVYRGEDVSPGLRKGAYLNIIKKTVRYLCPTDIIPPYIDVDLSDLDAGEKLIMGDIKVHPGLRLIQSKDEPVVKIMGSRVSEQKKAK, from the exons ATGCTCCTACACCGAAAACTATGCCAAACCCGAGCTCACCATCACCTTCGCTACTTCAGTCAATCAGCAGCGGCTGTAATCCACCCATACGACCCAGAAACACAACTCACATACCTTCCCGGGTTCCCCAGACCCGACCCATGTGAAACAATCACGGCAATTTTACGTTCTGAATCAGGAAAGTCCATATGTGCTAAAGAAAGAAAAGCTGGTAGAGTTCCTAGCattgtttttgaacaaaaagATGGACAACATGGTGGTAATAAAAGATTGAATTCTGTTCAAACTAAACAAATCAAGAAACTTGTTGCTCATCTGGGTACTTCCTTTTTTTTGTCTCGCCTTTTTGATCTTCAAGTTAAGCCTGGTTTTGATTCTACTGAGATTATTGAACATGTTCGTGTTCTTCCTAGAAAG CTTCACATGCATGTTGCAACGGAGGCGATACTCAATGTTACCTTCATTAGAGCTCCATCTGATGCCTTATTGAAGGTTGATGTTCCTCTTGTATATAGAGGAGAAGATGTATCACCCGGTCTAAGAAAAG GTGCTTATCTGAATATCATCAAAAAAACTGTCAGATATCTTTGCCCAACTGACATAATACCACCCTATATCGACGTAGATTTAAGCGATCTGGACGCGGGTGAGAAACTCATAATGGGGGATATTAAGGTTCATCCCGGACTGAGATTGATTCAGTCAAAAGATGAGCCAGTGGTTAAGATCATGGGATCTAGAGTTTCCGAGCAAAAGAAAGCCAAGTAG